A window of the Gordonia humi genome harbors these coding sequences:
- a CDS encoding HpcH/HpaI aldolase/citrate lyase family protein, producing the protein MTSADSAIDYALSRSWLLVSGDRPETFADSVASEADQLIFDLEDAVAAARKPQARDIVADWLSVPGNEGWVRINDADTTFWSDDIARLRTVPGLRGVMLAKVESAAHVADTIAAFGGRVAVVALVESALGIEEATAIARAGAVRLAFGSGDYRRDTGMAATDLAMSFPRARLANSSRIGKLPNPIDGPTPGSDLDLLRAQTVIARDHGMTGRLCLYPAQARIVNEAMSPTAADVDWARAFLGEFEREGGQIRNGSDKPRLFEANRIQRLASAYGVTTAV; encoded by the coding sequence ATGACCTCTGCAGACTCCGCGATCGACTACGCCCTCTCCCGCTCCTGGCTCCTGGTCAGCGGCGACCGCCCCGAGACCTTCGCCGACTCCGTCGCGTCGGAGGCCGACCAGCTGATCTTCGACCTCGAAGACGCTGTCGCGGCCGCCCGCAAACCGCAGGCGCGCGACATCGTCGCCGACTGGCTGTCCGTCCCCGGCAACGAGGGCTGGGTACGCATCAACGACGCCGACACCACTTTCTGGAGCGACGACATCGCCCGCCTGCGCACCGTTCCCGGCCTGCGCGGCGTGATGCTCGCGAAGGTCGAATCGGCCGCGCACGTCGCCGACACCATTGCCGCGTTCGGCGGCCGCGTGGCCGTCGTCGCCCTCGTGGAATCCGCCCTCGGCATCGAGGAAGCGACCGCGATCGCCCGCGCCGGCGCCGTGCGCCTGGCGTTCGGATCCGGCGACTACCGCCGCGACACCGGCATGGCCGCCACCGATCTCGCGATGTCGTTCCCCCGTGCCCGCCTGGCGAACTCGTCGCGGATCGGCAAGCTGCCCAACCCGATCGACGGTCCGACTCCCGGCTCCGACCTCGATCTGCTGCGCGCGCAGACCGTCATCGCCCGCGACCACGGAATGACCGGCCGCCTCTGCCTGTACCCGGCTCAGGCCCGCATCGTGAACGAGGCGATGAGCCCGACCGCCGCCGACGTCGACTGGGCCCGCGCGTTCCTCGGCGAGTTCGAACGCGAGGGCGGACAGATCCGCAACGGCAGCGACAAGCCGCGTCTGTTCGAGGCCAACCGCATTCAGCGTCTCGCATCGGCGTACGGAGTCACGACCGCAGTCTGA
- a CDS encoding amidohydrolase has product MISAAELPADLIARVDEAVDADAERLVETFKDIHRNPELAFDEIRTSRLIEKALQNLGFGVTKGIGRTGIAATLRNGDGPVVMYRADMDANAVEEETGLDYASEVRVTREDGTEVPVAHMCGHDAHVCWLIGMAHALVAVRDSWSGTVVLIGQPAEEPITGAKAMVDDGLYNFIPRPDVLIGMHTVPGPVGVVSSSPGPKMAGTDQVDILFHGVGGHGSMPQKAKDPVRMAALAVVEFGNIVSRRIDPSQTAVLTVGAIQAGTDNNVIPSQALVKANVRWYDPAVRETLLSSIRSVAESVARSFDVADDRLPEIIMKGGSLPLVNDPQLAASMAESLAKIIGDDNVVTDLPPATGSEDVQVLKGPYPDMPFNYLLVGVADPQVYAAARERGDSAPFTPHNPNYVVDLAAIGYGAKVAAYAMLGLLGAG; this is encoded by the coding sequence GTGATCTCCGCTGCCGAACTCCCCGCTGACCTGATCGCCCGCGTCGACGAAGCGGTCGACGCCGACGCCGAACGCCTCGTCGAGACGTTCAAGGACATTCATCGCAATCCCGAACTGGCCTTCGACGAGATACGCACGTCCCGCCTGATCGAGAAGGCGCTGCAGAACCTCGGATTCGGCGTCACAAAGGGCATCGGCCGCACCGGCATCGCCGCGACGCTGCGCAACGGCGACGGCCCGGTCGTGATGTACCGCGCCGACATGGATGCGAACGCCGTCGAGGAGGAGACCGGGCTCGACTACGCGAGCGAGGTCCGGGTCACTCGGGAGGACGGCACCGAAGTCCCGGTGGCCCACATGTGCGGGCACGACGCGCACGTGTGCTGGCTGATCGGGATGGCGCATGCCCTGGTGGCCGTGCGTGATTCGTGGTCGGGCACCGTCGTCCTGATCGGTCAGCCCGCCGAGGAGCCGATCACCGGCGCCAAGGCGATGGTCGACGACGGTCTGTACAACTTCATCCCCAGACCCGACGTGTTGATCGGCATGCACACGGTGCCCGGCCCGGTCGGCGTCGTCTCGTCCTCGCCGGGACCGAAGATGGCGGGCACCGACCAGGTCGACATCCTGTTCCACGGCGTCGGCGGCCACGGTTCGATGCCGCAGAAGGCGAAGGACCCGGTACGGATGGCCGCTCTCGCGGTCGTCGAGTTCGGCAACATCGTGTCGCGACGGATCGACCCGTCGCAGACCGCGGTGCTGACCGTCGGCGCGATCCAGGCCGGCACCGACAACAACGTGATCCCGTCGCAGGCGCTGGTCAAGGCTAACGTGCGCTGGTACGACCCGGCGGTCCGCGAGACACTGCTGTCGTCGATCCGCTCGGTGGCGGAGTCGGTGGCCCGCAGCTTCGACGTCGCCGACGACCGACTGCCGGAGATCATCATGAAGGGCGGGTCACTGCCCCTGGTGAACGATCCGCAGCTCGCCGCGTCGATGGCGGAGTCGCTGGCGAAGATCATCGGCGACGACAACGTGGTCACCGATCTACCACCGGCCACCGGCTCCGAGGACGTGCAGGTCCTCAAGGGCCCGTACCCGGACATGCCGTTCAACTACCTGCTGGTCGGTGTCGCCGATCCGCAGGTGTACGCCGCCGCCCGCGAGCGCGGCGACTCCGCGCCGTTCACCCCGCACAACCCGAACTACGTCGTCGACCTCGCCGCGATCGGTTACGGCGCGAAGGTCGCCGCCTACGCGATGCTGGGACTGCTCGGGGCGGGGTAG
- a CDS encoding GntR family transcriptional regulator — protein sequence MTSDDSAPVAAPTRQRLATSVRDRISAGVLEPGTRLSERELCEDFDVSRTVVRETLRQLEAEGFLTIEPNRGAVVVTVSYADAEQMFELRESLEALACSLFAKRGTVEHKQALWEVIDGIEAAIDDGDLNAIIDAKAAFYDVLLLGAGNEQLTSTLRLLRVRINLLRRYSLSLPERHPETLAEIRAIRDAIIAGDVDGARRAGEHHVQQAARAALPRIFEELYRP from the coding sequence ATGACATCCGACGACTCCGCGCCGGTCGCGGCGCCGACCCGTCAACGACTGGCCACATCGGTCCGAGATCGCATCAGCGCGGGTGTGCTCGAGCCGGGCACGCGATTGAGCGAACGCGAGCTGTGCGAGGACTTCGACGTCTCGCGGACCGTGGTGCGCGAGACGCTGCGCCAGTTGGAGGCAGAGGGTTTCCTGACGATCGAGCCGAATCGCGGCGCCGTCGTCGTCACCGTCTCATACGCCGACGCCGAGCAGATGTTCGAACTGCGCGAATCCCTGGAAGCGCTGGCGTGCAGTCTGTTCGCCAAACGCGGCACCGTCGAGCACAAGCAGGCGCTGTGGGAGGTGATCGACGGGATCGAGGCGGCGATCGACGACGGCGACCTCAACGCGATCATCGACGCCAAGGCGGCGTTCTACGACGTTCTCCTTCTCGGCGCGGGCAACGAGCAGCTCACGTCCACACTTCGACTGCTGCGCGTCCGCATCAATCTGCTCCGTCGGTACTCGCTCTCGCTGCCGGAACGGCATCCGGAGACGCTCGCCGAGATCCGCGCGATCCGCGACGCGATCATCGCGGGCGACGTCGACGGGGCTCGGCGAGCGGGTGAGCATCACGTCCAGCAGGCCGCTCGAGCGGCGCTGCCGCGGATCTTCGAGGAGTTGTATCGGCCGTGA
- a CDS encoding putative quinol monooxygenase, translating to MSETTRSAVQVIAHYYAKPDTADDVLAALTRLAAASRTEPGNRTYEFFRGVEAPEHIVILESYDSQAALDAHRASDHFRSIGVGRIIPMLTERAVIELPTD from the coding sequence ATGAGTGAGACAACACGTTCGGCAGTCCAGGTGATCGCCCACTATTACGCGAAACCCGACACAGCCGACGACGTGCTCGCCGCACTCACCCGATTGGCGGCCGCGAGCCGCACCGAGCCCGGCAACCGCACCTATGAATTCTTCCGCGGCGTCGAAGCGCCCGAGCACATCGTCATCCTCGAGTCGTACGACTCGCAGGCCGCCCTGGACGCCCACCGCGCGTCCGACCATTTCCGATCGATCGGCGTCGGCCGGATCATCCCGATGCTCACCGAGCGCGCGGTGATCGAACTCCCGACCGACTGA